A genome region from Thalassococcus arenae includes the following:
- a CDS encoding phosphatase PAP2 family protein — protein MATYVFLGKEGKEGKEGKEGKEGKEGKEGKEGAAAELYGVSGYALGNARDGTIGFWNGSADRTPIQTGRTSWKAFKSLADGPQQAVLNSAVQSAFSVDLARTDIANSTGRVDFQGGALVTLHKPEDDFLAAHQLKFLRSAADLRYDRYAEIAAQTGNILAFYGMVGYLSRNATEWSLALCSAVSALSQAVQYTLKFGFDVARPIAMSRKVQPIIQTPGHGAWPSGHATEAFALATLLARLVHNRELDVAQDLSEETELYRHAARIAINRTVAGVHFPTDSMCGAILGITIAEALVNLLDGKPSTVSRVYRGDTYAGDFNLPLLKEAMDDTAVVTKGTVPLDPEKVPAWLGTLWSEARNEW, from the coding sequence ATGGCGACGTATGTATTTCTGGGCAAGGAAGGCAAAGAGGGCAAGGAAGGCAAGGAAGGCAAGGAAGGCAAGGAGGGAAAGGAGGGCAAGGAGGGCGCCGCGGCCGAGCTTTACGGCGTATCGGGCTATGCCTTGGGCAACGCCCGCGACGGCACCATCGGTTTCTGGAACGGTTCGGCTGACCGAACCCCGATCCAGACCGGCCGGACCAGCTGGAAAGCTTTCAAGTCGCTCGCCGATGGACCCCAGCAAGCCGTTCTGAACAGCGCGGTGCAAAGCGCCTTTTCCGTCGATCTCGCCCGCACGGACATCGCCAACAGCACGGGGCGCGTCGATTTTCAGGGCGGGGCGCTTGTCACGTTGCACAAGCCCGAAGACGACTTTCTCGCTGCCCATCAGCTCAAGTTCCTGCGCAGCGCCGCTGACCTGCGCTATGACCGCTATGCCGAGATCGCGGCGCAAACGGGCAATATCCTCGCATTCTACGGCATGGTCGGCTACCTGTCGCGCAACGCCACGGAATGGTCGCTGGCCTTGTGCAGCGCGGTTTCGGCGCTCAGCCAGGCGGTGCAATACACACTCAAGTTCGGTTTTGATGTGGCACGGCCCATCGCGATGTCCCGCAAGGTGCAGCCGATCATCCAGACGCCCGGTCACGGCGCCTGGCCGTCCGGCCACGCGACCGAGGCGTTCGCGCTTGCCACGCTGCTGGCCCGGCTTGTGCACAACCGCGAACTGGATGTCGCGCAGGATCTGTCCGAGGAAACCGAGCTGTATCGCCACGCCGCCCGGATCGCGATCAACCGGACGGTCGCCGGCGTGCATTTCCCCACCGACAGCATGTGCGGCGCGATCCTGGGCATCACCATCGCAGAGGCGCTGGTCAACCTGCTGGATGGCAAGCCGTCGACCGTGTCGCGGGTCTATCGCGGCGATACCTATGCCGGCGATTTCAATCTGCCGCTGTTGAAAGAGGCGATGGACGACACCGCCGTCGTGACCAAGGGCACTGTTCCGCTGGATCCGGAAAAGGTTCCCGCCTGGCTGGGCACGCTGTGGAGCGAGGCGCGCAACGAGTGGTAG
- a CDS encoding S8 family serine peptidase: protein MAAIWSDPVAGEFEDAYLDWSRLLRDRREALMPPPQPPLRFQPVFLRLKLSHHPSARAARDALAAYADAAGSPLRLDPHERAFLDARRVRPDPFKGLPDEYAVYVQEDAVLPRDLATILDRGIAVDLGNQDGDMPGPDDPTVHPWGQGQPIVAAIDDGFGFLNARFRRQTDDGTALQSRFGAIWIQALEHQRAGNGRVLAGDVLTGAEIDALCAETGVETAAYAALCNRIFAPAARRANEHAFTHGSHVLDLAAGAEPDDTSDPVRNWPLLAVQLPPEAIEDTSGTRFESYIVQAVRWILRTARQMDRTAPVVINLSLGIFAGPKDGSRFAEHQISREASLWEKVTGQPVRVVWSFGNNRRSRMGARVDLTGADPSVLLRVQPGDQTPSYVEIRPDAATPSSACELSITAPDGTASDFAVVAAGQMRKLSRADGADLARLYHVPAREFGDGVNSPAHYVLALAPTENRIAGEVLAPSGAWQIAMRHTGTDPAVMHLQVQRDDSLSGYSARARQAYFDAPDAWEWDSTGLSYEAFSDGSVLTPDASHNALTTALTRQVLSVGAVRLNPESNTQEPADYSARGAGWSVAGPVTASVADEGRMLSGVMGCGTMTGTSGFLSGTSAAAGQISRALALCAARIAANAASGGGSARDDFDDAVVSIADVDPGLQPFLGPFSVTPPSRRASRRDGTAPWAAPGA, encoded by the coding sequence ATGGCTGCGATCTGGTCCGATCCCGTCGCCGGTGAGTTCGAAGACGCCTATCTCGACTGGTCCCGCTTACTGCGCGACCGTCGCGAAGCGCTGATGCCTCCGCCGCAACCGCCGCTGCGGTTCCAGCCGGTCTTTTTGCGCTTGAAGCTGTCGCATCACCCCTCGGCCCGCGCCGCGCGCGACGCGCTTGCCGCGTATGCCGACGCCGCTGGCAGCCCGCTGCGCCTCGACCCGCATGAACGCGCCTTTCTGGATGCCCGGCGGGTGCGGCCAGACCCGTTCAAGGGTCTGCCGGACGAATACGCGGTCTACGTACAAGAGGACGCCGTGTTGCCTCGGGATCTGGCCACGATCCTGGACCGGGGGATCGCCGTCGACCTGGGAAACCAAGACGGGGACATGCCCGGGCCGGACGATCCGACGGTCCACCCCTGGGGACAGGGCCAGCCGATCGTCGCCGCAATCGACGACGGTTTCGGCTTTCTGAACGCCCGGTTCCGCCGTCAGACGGACGATGGCACCGCTTTGCAAAGCCGGTTCGGCGCGATCTGGATCCAGGCGCTGGAGCATCAGCGCGCCGGCAACGGTCGGGTGCTGGCCGGCGATGTTCTGACCGGGGCCGAGATCGACGCGCTTTGCGCCGAAACCGGGGTCGAAACGGCCGCTTATGCCGCGCTGTGCAACCGCATCTTCGCCCCTGCGGCGCGACGCGCCAACGAACATGCCTTCACCCACGGGTCGCATGTGCTGGATCTGGCGGCAGGGGCCGAACCCGACGACACGTCCGATCCGGTCCGCAACTGGCCGCTGCTGGCCGTGCAATTGCCGCCCGAGGCGATCGAGGACACCTCGGGCACCCGGTTCGAAAGCTATATCGTGCAGGCGGTGCGCTGGATCCTTCGTACCGCGCGCCAGATGGACCGCACCGCGCCGGTCGTCATCAACCTGTCGCTGGGCATCTTCGCCGGGCCCAAGGACGGCTCGCGCTTTGCCGAGCACCAGATCAGCCGCGAGGCCAGTCTGTGGGAAAAGGTCACCGGCCAGCCGGTTCGTGTGGTCTGGTCGTTCGGCAACAATCGCCGCAGCCGGATGGGCGCGCGGGTCGATCTGACCGGCGCCGATCCGTCGGTTCTGCTGCGCGTTCAGCCCGGCGACCAGACGCCCAGCTACGTCGAAATCCGGCCCGACGCCGCGACCCCGTCAAGCGCCTGCGAGCTGTCCATCACCGCACCGGATGGCACCGCATCGGATTTCGCTGTGGTCGCCGCTGGCCAGATGCGCAAACTGTCGCGCGCCGACGGGGCCGATCTGGCGCGGCTCTACCACGTTCCCGCGCGCGAATTCGGCGATGGCGTGAACAGCCCGGCGCATTATGTGCTGGCGCTTGCCCCAACCGAAAACCGCATCGCGGGCGAAGTCCTTGCGCCGTCGGGTGCCTGGCAGATCGCGATGCGTCACACCGGAACCGACCCGGCGGTGATGCACCTTCAGGTTCAGCGCGATGACAGCCTCAGCGGCTATAGCGCCCGCGCCCGCCAGGCCTATTTCGACGCGCCCGATGCTTGGGAGTGGGACAGCACGGGGCTGTCTTACGAAGCCTTTTCCGACGGATCGGTCCTGACCCCGGACGCCAGTCACAACGCCCTGACCACGGCGCTGACTCGGCAGGTTCTGTCGGTTGGTGCCGTGCGCTTGAACCCCGAAAGCAATACGCAGGAGCCCGCCGACTATTCGGCGCGCGGGGCCGGGTGGTCGGTCGCTGGACCGGTCACCGCATCCGTGGCCGACGAAGGCCGGATGCTGAGCGGCGTAATGGGATGCGGTACGATGACAGGGACTTCCGGCTTTCTCAGCGGCACCAGCGCCGCCGCGGGCCAGATCAGCCGCGCGCTGGCCTTGTGCGCGGCGCGCATTGCGGCGAACGCGGCGTCGGGGGGAGGAAGCGCGCGCGACGATTTCGACGACGCGGTCGTATCGATCGCCGATGTCGACCCGGGTCTGCAGCCGTTCCTGGGGCCTTTCAGCGTGACGCCACCCAGCCGACGGGCGTCGCGGCGCGACGGGACGGCGCCCTGGGCGGCGCCGGGGGCCTGA
- a CDS encoding bromoperoxidase: MTYAKPSAARRFSVIDGGARGRPVRAALPQPPVPEFGPSELAAEMAELYALGLLRDVPFDRLDNPHHLVRVDDITSFTLHEMLCELRSLPFLDRRATPDAGGAPVSSLTGPGGDSGHRRALRWNGDGQLTLRTAFRGGVAGILGAPRMSSLWAMDNDRRKPCPMVERPAADASMSRWLKWVEHETGAGLCLPGRVDARHCLPKTLGDLAQHVHSAHPARVFFNAALALLAEGAAFDLDLGAENGLARGRWTPSRLLALMADAADRATRMALSRAGKAARLSRPGVIAARMTVLLGREDLLASGTPPVLAAAAQELSCHAPNLLSWVARSQSGRSAPRLFRDTAFLPVDLTRAPLNPWDAAAHGVVAGALATLVKAVFDTMRPTHLRMVAANGPSTDITQEIDRLAAQIALGRSASAAYFGAESHQDLRLGEAIAMQVMRESFEADNEQAGLAFTDFDGKAVQLLASVRTFDRAHVHLRRDGASVTWPADGETQAPHLTAVH, from the coding sequence ATGACATATGCGAAACCATCCGCGGCCCGACGGTTTTCCGTGATCGACGGCGGCGCGCGCGGCCGCCCTGTCCGGGCCGCCCTGCCGCAACCGCCGGTGCCGGAATTCGGTCCTTCTGAACTGGCCGCCGAGATGGCCGAACTCTACGCGCTCGGGCTGCTGCGCGACGTGCCGTTCGACCGTCTCGACAATCCGCACCACCTCGTGCGGGTCGATGACATCACTTCTTTCACCCTTCACGAGATGCTGTGCGAATTGCGCAGCCTGCCCTTCCTCGACCGGCGGGCGACGCCGGACGCAGGCGGTGCACCGGTCTCCTCCCTGACCGGGCCGGGGGGTGACAGCGGCCATCGCCGGGCCCTGCGCTGGAACGGCGATGGCCAACTCACGTTGCGCACGGCCTTTCGCGGCGGCGTGGCCGGCATTCTCGGCGCGCCCCGCATGTCGTCTCTCTGGGCGATGGACAACGACAGGCGCAAGCCCTGCCCGATGGTCGAACGTCCGGCCGCGGATGCATCGATGTCGCGCTGGTTGAAATGGGTCGAGCACGAGACCGGTGCCGGGCTGTGCCTGCCCGGTCGGGTCGATGCGCGGCACTGCCTGCCGAAAACCCTGGGCGACCTTGCGCAGCACGTCCACAGCGCCCATCCGGCCCGCGTCTTCTTCAATGCCGCCCTTGCGCTGCTTGCCGAAGGCGCCGCGTTCGACCTGGATCTTGGCGCCGAGAACGGCCTGGCCCGGGGGCGCTGGACCCCTTCGCGCCTGCTGGCCCTCATGGCCGATGCCGCCGACCGCGCGACCCGGATGGCCCTGTCCCGTGCCGGAAAGGCGGCACGCCTGTCCCGCCCGGGTGTCATCGCCGCGCGCATGACGGTGCTGCTCGGACGCGAGGACCTGCTGGCCAGCGGTACTCCGCCCGTGCTTGCCGCGGCGGCGCAGGAACTGTCCTGCCATGCGCCCAACCTCCTGTCCTGGGTGGCACGCAGCCAGTCTGGCCGATCGGCACCGCGGTTGTTCCGGGATACGGCTTTCCTGCCGGTCGACCTGACGCGGGCGCCGCTCAATCCGTGGGACGCCGCCGCGCATGGTGTGGTCGCAGGGGCCTTGGCGACCCTGGTCAAGGCGGTCTTCGACACCATGCGTCCAACGCATCTGCGCATGGTCGCGGCGAACGGTCCCAGCACCGACATCACGCAGGAAATCGATCGGCTGGCAGCGCAGATCGCGTTGGGCCGGTCTGCGTCGGCGGCCTATTTCGGCGCCGAAAGCCACCAGGATCTGCGACTGGGCGAAGCGATCGCCATGCAGGTGATGCGCGAGTCGTTCGAAGCCGACAACGAACAAGCCGGGTTGGCGTTCACGGATTTCGACGGCAAGGCGGTTCAACTCCTGGCCAGCGTGCGAACATTCGATCGCGCGCATGTCCATTTGCGCCGCGACGGTGCAAGCGTCACCTGGCCCGCCGATGGCGAGACCCAGGCGCCGCACCTGACCGCGGTGCACTGA
- a CDS encoding c-type cytochrome, giving the protein MRFYLAGLAVCLAFPLAAQDADIGRALYHTHCATCHGTEGLGDGPMAPVLLIQPKNLTELQAANGGEFPLKRVVLRIDGRDPLVSHGSPMPVYGDFFEGVFDVPMKAPDGQPILTSRPVADLVAYLREIQRLE; this is encoded by the coding sequence ATGCGCTTTTACCTTGCGGGCCTCGCGGTTTGCCTGGCCTTTCCCTTGGCCGCTCAAGACGCCGATATCGGGCGGGCGTTGTATCACACCCATTGCGCCACGTGCCACGGGACCGAGGGGCTGGGTGACGGGCCGATGGCGCCGGTTCTGCTGATCCAGCCCAAGAACCTGACCGAGTTGCAGGCCGCCAATGGCGGTGAGTTTCCGCTGAAACGGGTGGTGTTGCGCATCGATGGTCGTGACCCGCTGGTCAGCCACGGCTCGCCCATGCCGGTCTACGGAGATTTCTTTGAAGGCGTGTTCGACGTCCCGATGAAAGCGCCCGACGGCCAGCCGATCCTGACCTCGCGGCCGGTGGCCGACCTGGTCGCCTACCTGCGCGAGATCCAGCGGCTGGAATGA
- a CDS encoding L,D-transpeptidase: protein MIRALLILLALAAPAWAERVRVVVDLSDQAMTVIEDGAAVYVWPVSTARPGKCTPVGTYTPYLLKRMHYSTLYDNAPMPWSIFFAGNYAIHGTTQVDKLGTPASAGCVRLAPENAEILFNMVRAAGLSETRVQIQP from the coding sequence ATGATCCGCGCGCTGCTGATCCTGCTGGCCCTGGCCGCCCCGGCTTGGGCCGAGCGTGTGCGCGTCGTCGTCGACCTGTCGGATCAGGCCATGACGGTGATCGAGGATGGTGCGGCCGTGTATGTCTGGCCGGTGTCCACCGCGCGGCCCGGCAAATGCACGCCGGTGGGCACCTACACGCCCTACCTGCTCAAGCGGATGCACTACTCCACGCTATACGACAACGCACCGATGCCTTGGTCGATCTTCTTCGCCGGAAACTACGCGATCCACGGCACGACGCAGGTCGACAAGCTGGGCACGCCGGCATCGGCCGGGTGTGTGCGGCTGGCACCGGAAAACGCCGAGATCCTGTTCAACATGGTGCGCGCGGCCGGGCTGTCGGAAACGCGGGTGCAGATCCAGCCCTAG
- the parE gene encoding DNA topoisomerase IV subunit B, which produces MADDLLAATQSDYDAHSIEVLEGLEPVRKRPGMYIGGTDERALHHMCAEILDNSMDEAVAGHANRIEVELHADHALTVRDNGRGIPIDPHPKFPDKSALEVILCTLHAGGKFSGKAYETSGGLHGVGASVVNALSDSLVVQVARNKELYEQRFSRGYPLGGVEKIGAAPNRRGTTVTFHADPEIFGHHKFKPARLFKMVRSKAYLFSGVEIRWRSAIDDGETPTEAVFHFPGGLSDYLTETLGKAATYADRPFAGTVDFKEKFDAAGKVEWAINWTPSRDGFIQSYCNTVPTPEGGTHEAGFWAAILKGIRAYGELVGNRKAGQITRDDLITGGCALVSCFIREPEFVGQTKDRLATTEAQRMVEGAVRDHFDNWLAADTKAAGAILDFLVLRAEERLKRRQEKETQRKSATKKLRLPGKLTDCTAKSREGTEIFIVEGDSAGGSAKGARNRETQALLPLKGKILNVLGAASSKLGTNAEISDLCEALGVGLGTRFNVDDLRYDKVIIMTDADVDGAHIAALLMTFFFTQMRPLIDQGHLYLACPPLYRLTQGARRVYVADDAAKEQMLAQGLGGKGKIDVQRFKGLGEMDAKDLKETTMDPKTRTLIRVTIDEDEPGETGDLVERLMGKKPELRFQYIQENARFVEELDV; this is translated from the coding sequence ATGGCCGACGATCTTCTCGCCGCGACCCAATCCGACTACGACGCCCATTCCATCGAGGTTCTCGAAGGGTTGGAGCCCGTCCGCAAACGCCCCGGCATGTATATCGGTGGTACCGACGAACGCGCGCTCCACCATATGTGCGCCGAAATCCTGGACAACTCGATGGACGAGGCAGTGGCGGGCCATGCCAACCGGATCGAGGTGGAACTGCATGCCGACCACGCCCTGACGGTCCGCGACAACGGCCGCGGCATCCCCATCGACCCGCATCCGAAATTTCCCGACAAGTCGGCGCTCGAGGTCATCCTGTGCACACTGCACGCCGGCGGCAAGTTCTCCGGCAAGGCCTACGAAACCTCCGGCGGCCTCCACGGCGTCGGCGCGTCCGTGGTCAACGCGCTCAGCGATTCGCTGGTCGTACAGGTGGCGCGCAACAAGGAGCTGTACGAACAGCGGTTTTCCCGGGGCTATCCCCTTGGTGGCGTTGAAAAAATCGGCGCCGCCCCGAACCGCCGCGGCACCACCGTGACGTTCCACGCCGACCCCGAGATCTTCGGTCATCACAAGTTCAAACCGGCCCGGCTGTTCAAGATGGTCCGCTCCAAGGCCTACCTGTTCAGCGGGGTCGAGATCAGGTGGCGCTCGGCCATCGACGATGGCGAAACGCCCACCGAAGCGGTGTTCCATTTCCCGGGCGGACTGTCGGACTACCTGACCGAAACGCTAGGCAAGGCGGCCACCTATGCCGATCGGCCTTTCGCGGGGACCGTTGATTTCAAGGAAAAATTCGACGCCGCGGGCAAGGTGGAATGGGCGATCAACTGGACGCCCTCGCGCGACGGCTTCATCCAGTCCTACTGCAACACCGTCCCCACCCCCGAGGGCGGCACCCACGAGGCCGGGTTCTGGGCCGCGATCCTGAAAGGCATCCGCGCCTATGGCGAACTGGTCGGCAACCGCAAGGCCGGCCAGATCACCCGCGACGACCTGATCACCGGCGGTTGCGCGCTTGTGTCGTGCTTCATCCGCGAACCGGAATTCGTCGGCCAGACCAAGGACAGGCTGGCCACCACCGAAGCGCAGCGCATGGTCGAAGGCGCGGTGCGCGACCATTTCGACAACTGGCTGGCCGCCGACACCAAGGCGGCCGGCGCGATCCTCGACTTTCTGGTACTGCGGGCCGAGGAACGGCTGAAGCGCCGGCAGGAAAAGGAAACGCAGCGCAAGTCGGCGACGAAAAAACTGCGCCTGCCCGGCAAGTTGACCGATTGCACGGCCAAGTCCCGCGAGGGGACCGAGATCTTCATCGTCGAGGGCGACAGCGCGGGCGGCTCGGCCAAGGGTGCGCGCAACCGCGAGACGCAGGCGCTGTTGCCGCTCAAGGGCAAGATCCTGAACGTGCTCGGCGCGGCCTCGTCCAAGCTGGGCACGAACGCCGAGATCAGCGACCTTTGCGAGGCACTTGGTGTGGGCCTGGGCACCCGGTTCAACGTCGACGACCTGCGCTATGACAAGGTCATCATCATGACCGACGCCGATGTCGACGGCGCCCATATCGCCGCGCTTTTGATGACCTTCTTCTTCACCCAGATGCGGCCGCTGATCGACCAGGGGCACCTCTACCTTGCTTGCCCGCCACTCTACCGCCTGACCCAGGGGGCCAGGCGCGTCTATGTCGCCGACGACGCCGCCAAGGAACAGATGCTGGCGCAAGGGCTGGGCGGCAAGGGCAAGATAGACGTGCAACGCTTCAAGGGCCTGGGCGAGATGGACGCCAAGGACCTCAAGGAAACCACGATGGACCCGAAGACGCGCACGCTGATCCGGGTCACGATCGACGAGGACGAACCAGGCGAGACCGGCGACCTGGTGGAACGGCTGATGGGCAAGAAGCCCGAATTGCGGTTCCAGTACATCCAGGAGAATGCGCGGTTTGTCGAAGAGCTGGATGTCTGA
- a CDS encoding outer membrane protein, producing MSAPKLTLAAAALLAAPAYAGNPIEPAPEPVPMAPVPVVAPGVDWTGPSIGLQLGYGDVTTDGAADLSGDGALYGLRAYYDYDFGDWILGGGLQYDFADIDLDGAATLNAVARAGIRGGYDLGRNWIYATGGWARAMTDDDAVDPGDSDGYFAGLGYEGFVTDNLTAGVEVLYHEFKDFDIDDLDAEATTVNVSLNYRF from the coding sequence ATGTCTGCACCGAAACTGACCCTTGCCGCCGCCGCGCTTCTGGCTGCGCCGGCCTATGCGGGCAACCCGATCGAGCCCGCCCCCGAACCCGTGCCCATGGCCCCGGTGCCCGTCGTGGCGCCCGGCGTCGACTGGACCGGTCCGTCCATCGGCCTCCAGCTCGGCTATGGCGACGTCACCACCGATGGCGCGGCCGACCTGTCGGGCGACGGCGCGCTGTACGGTCTGCGCGCCTATTACGATTACGATTTCGGCGACTGGATCCTCGGCGGCGGGTTGCAATACGACTTCGCCGATATCGATCTGGACGGTGCCGCCACGCTGAACGCGGTGGCCCGCGCCGGTATCCGCGGCGGCTATGACCTGGGCCGCAACTGGATCTATGCCACCGGCGGCTGGGCCCGCGCGATGACCGATGACGACGCGGTCGATCCCGGCGATTCCGACGGCTATTTCGCCGGCCTGGGTTACGAGGGTTTTGTCACCGACAACCTGACCGCCGGGGTCGAGGTGCTGTATCACGAGTTCAAGGATTTCGACATCGACGATCTCGATGCCGAGGCGACCACCGTCAACGTCTCGCTCAACTACCGGTTCTGA
- the thyX gene encoding FAD-dependent thymidylate synthase produces MPLSPEQQAEIDAQRSAPSQTLRATAPGMEKHLYTAHPVLDHGFVRVIDYMGDDAAICQAARVSYGKGTKSVSNDEGLIRYLMRHWHSTPFEMCEIKLHVKLPVFVARQWIRHRTANVNEYSARYSILDREFYIPAPDALAAQSEVNNQGRGKALEGDEAQRVLKYLTEDAMRCYDHYEEMISDVGQQGLARELARMNLPANIYTQWYWKVDLHNLLHFLRLRADAHAQYEIRVYAEEICKLVADWVPFAYRAFEDYRMGGATLSATALDCIRRMVKGEKVTQETSGMSKGEWREFEGLFA; encoded by the coding sequence ATGCCCCTGTCGCCCGAACAGCAGGCCGAGATCGACGCGCAGCGCAGCGCCCCCAGCCAGACCCTGCGCGCCACCGCGCCGGGGATGGAGAAACATCTCTACACCGCCCACCCCGTGCTCGACCACGGCTTCGTCCGCGTCATCGACTACATGGGCGACGACGCCGCGATCTGCCAGGCCGCCCGCGTCTCCTATGGCAAGGGCACCAAGTCGGTGTCGAATGACGAAGGCCTGATCCGCTATCTCATGCGCCACTGGCACTCGACCCCGTTCGAGATGTGCGAGATCAAGCTGCACGTCAAACTGCCGGTCTTCGTCGCCCGCCAGTGGATCCGCCACCGCACCGCCAACGTCAACGAATACTCCGCCCGCTATTCGATCCTGGACCGCGAATTCTACATCCCCGCGCCGGATGCGCTGGCCGCGCAATCCGAGGTCAACAACCAGGGCCGCGGCAAGGCGCTGGAAGGCGACGAGGCGCAGCGCGTGCTGAAATACCTCACCGAGGACGCGATGCGCTGTTACGACCATTACGAAGAGATGATCTCGGATGTCGGCCAGCAGGGCCTCGCCCGCGAATTGGCCCGCATGAACCTGCCCGCCAATATCTATACCCAGTGGTATTGGAAGGTCGACCTGCACAACCTGCTGCATTTCCTGCGGCTGCGCGCCGACGCCCACGCCCAATACGAGATCCGCGTCTATGCCGAGGAGATCTGCAAACTGGTCGCCGACTGGGTGCCGTTTGCCTATCGCGCCTTCGAGGACTACCGCATGGGCGGCGCCACCTTGAGCGCCACAGCCCTTGATTGCATTCGCCGGATGGTCAAGGGTGAGAAAGTCACCCAGGAGACATCGGGCATGTCCAAGGGCGAATGGCGGGAGTTTGAGGGGTTGTTCGCATGA
- a CDS encoding surface lipoprotein assembly modifier yields MLACVTALSLGGGALAQSADATGTTLRLTPAQARQAAMTAVQTGRIDAAITLAEALVAAEPEASLGHFILAHAYLRAGQPDKAAAPARRAYQHATSPVEKQESARVAAMAAAARERYLASQIWLRLAIQAAPTPELKARSVREFQAARNRAKLRLSFGLSVMPSSNVNGGSSADVIEVDGESRTIFGTIPLPATSEALSGTEMRGRLRFSHALDRAERSRTDLVGALDVKRVRFSDAARDRVPGLDAADYGSSNAELGVIHRRVLGEGRLAPVLSGGLHLGRSWYGGLVDYDYARLEAGLAVALTESLTLSTNLGRQIERDADAPLEHVTTSAQLALSHRFDNNDRVSLGFYGAETQGDDGQRRKRVDAVQLRYVRDKPVGPVQVALGLSAMRVTYPDFRVLLFGTPDGGRRDEILSADLGLTLHDLDYWGFVPTVNIRARRTESNVSFYESEGVSISLGFESAF; encoded by the coding sequence GTGCTTGCCTGCGTCACGGCGCTGTCGCTGGGCGGCGGCGCATTGGCGCAATCCGCGGACGCAACCGGCACGACGCTGCGGCTGACCCCGGCGCAGGCGAGGCAGGCGGCGATGACGGCGGTGCAGACCGGCCGCATCGATGCCGCGATCACGCTGGCCGAAGCCTTGGTCGCAGCGGAACCCGAGGCGTCGCTGGGCCATTTCATCCTGGCCCATGCCTATCTGCGCGCGGGCCAGCCGGACAAGGCCGCGGCGCCGGCGCGCAGGGCCTATCAGCACGCCACGAGCCCGGTGGAAAAGCAGGAATCGGCGCGGGTGGCGGCGATGGCGGCGGCGGCGCGCGAGCGTTACCTGGCCTCGCAGATCTGGCTGCGCCTGGCGATCCAGGCCGCGCCCACACCCGAGCTGAAGGCGCGCAGCGTGCGCGAGTTCCAGGCGGCGCGCAACCGCGCCAAGCTGCGGCTGAGTTTCGGGCTGTCGGTGATGCCGTCGTCGAATGTCAACGGCGGGTCGTCCGCCGATGTGATCGAGGTCGACGGCGAGAGCCGGACGATTTTCGGCACCATCCCGCTGCCCGCCACGAGCGAGGCCCTGTCGGGCACCGAGATGCGCGGGCGGCTGCGGTTTTCCCATGCGCTGGACCGCGCGGAGCGGTCGCGCACCGACCTGGTGGGGGCGCTGGACGTGAAGCGCGTGCGGTTCAGCGACGCGGCGCGCGACCGCGTGCCGGGGCTGGACGCGGCGGATTACGGAAGCTCGAACGCCGAACTGGGCGTGATCCATCGCCGGGTGCTGGGCGAGGGCCGGCTGGCGCCGGTTCTGTCGGGCGGGCTGCATCTGGGCCGGTCCTGGTATGGCGGCCTGGTGGATTACGATTACGCCCGGCTCGAGGCCGGGTTGGCGGTGGCGCTGACCGAGAGCCTGACCCTTTCCACCAATTTGGGCCGGCAGATCGAGCGCGATGCCGATGCGCCGCTGGAGCATGTCACGACCAGCGCCCAACTGGCCCTGTCGCACCGGTTCGACAACAACGACCGCGTGTCGCTGGGGTTCTACGGAGCCGAAACGCAGGGCGACGACGGGCAGCGCCGCAAGCGGGTGGATGCGGTGCAATTGCGCTATGTCCGCGACAAGCCGGTCGGCCCGGTGCAGGTGGCGCTGGGGCTGTCGGCGATGCGGGTGACCTATCCGGATTTCCGGGTGCTGCTGTTCGGCACGCCCGATGGCGGACGGCGCGACGAAATCCTGTCGGCCGATCTGGGGCTGACGCTGCACGACCTGGATTACTGGGGCTTCGTGCCCACCGTGAACATCCGCGCGCGGCGCACGGAATCGAATGTCAGTTTCTACGAGAGCGAGGGCGTGTCGATCTCACTGGGTTTTGAAAGCGCCTTTTGA